A region of the Phaseolus vulgaris cultivar G19833 chromosome 11, P. vulgaris v2.0, whole genome shotgun sequence genome:
actaggagatcaggtggttagagaccgccgaaaggggcacatcgccgaaagatcaggaaggcttgcttaaggctttcaagAGGTACAAGTACGGAGGACGAGGTTATCAGAATGATGCGTAGACGAAAGGGCCACTAGGGGAAgccctttcttcttcatctacCAAATGGTGTTTAAGCGAGTGGGTCTGCGCCTTCCCTTTACTCCTTTCGAAAGGGAGTTACTCACCGAGATTAACACTGCCCCTGCcaagcttcaccccaacagctgggcgttcgtaaggggCTTCCAAATTCTCTGTAGGTACCTGGGCATCCTCCCCTCCGTGGActtctttcttcacttcttcgaggtgaagaagcagggcAAGAGTCTCTGGATGAGCTTCTCCGGCGTCGCCAGCCGCATCATCCTtaccctcttccaaaactcattcaagGGGTGGAGGGGAAAGTTCTTCAAGGTGCACGCCACTAAATTCGATCCCACTGCACtggagggctttcccctgtactggtcGGAGAAGCCCCTATCGACCAAGCCCAAGGCCTTGGATGAACTTGCCTCCGCTGAcagggaggtatgcaaggccttggctgggctCGGGGTAGTCTTTGACACCGCCAAGCTCATTGCCAACGAGTTCAAGGCTCATGGCCTCTCCACCTACTTCGGTATTTGCTTTTGATTACATCTGCTCGAACTTGCTTGCACTTACTTGGTCTTGTTTGAATATGCTTGGATTGTTTGAATCGTTGAGGTTATGTGAACTTACTTGAATTGCTTGAACTTCAGTGGTTTGCCTGCATGTGCTTTCATTCTTCCTCACCCGAATTAATCTTTGCTTGGTTATTCTGACTGATGCAGGTTCGATAATGGACTATTCAAGGCGCCGCACACTCGCCAAGGCCTTGAAGCAAATAAAACCCGCCAAGGGAGGTGGGGACTCCCTCGCCCTCAACGTGCCTCCCACTACTTCCCCCGCGCCCGTCACTTCCCTACCATCTCCACCATCCTCTCTCCAAACATACCAAACTCCTACCTCCCCCTCTCCCATTGATGTGGTCCCAATGGCCGCGACGTCAACATGTGCTCTGGCACCCCCAGATAAAGGGAAGAAGGTGCTAGAGATAACCTCTGATAGCGAAGACTCAGATGGCGGCTTGGTCTTCAAAAAGCGGAGGGCTACTAGGGTCCCTACCCTACCAACCGCGTCTCCAGGTGGCGTGGATTCTCTAAGGGACAGCCCTCCAAGTACCACGTCGCCTCCACCTCAAACAGTCCAAGAAGAAAGAGATGAAGGGGCTGAGTCTGTTCCTCTGCCACTACCACTGCCTGAAGCAGCTGCAGGTTCAGGTTCAGCCCCTCCGCGCCTGCTCCTGTCCCTTCTCCCCCCGAAATTCTGATCCCCCGCCCCGTCTTCAGGCAGTTGGCGCGGGGATTCACCGAGGGGATGTCGCCAGGAAACCCCAACAGGGGAGAAGGCATGCCCTACTACATGGGGGCCTTCCTGGCGATAGCACTCGACTGGCGCTCCCAGGCCCAGAGCGTTGTAACGGGGAGGGCCTGAAGCAGGAGGTGGGGGCACTGAAGGAGGAGAAATAGGCTTGAGGGCTTAGGGAGGAAGCCCACCAAGCTTCACTGAAGATGACCCAAGAGGCCAAAGAGGGGGCCGAAGCATACGCACATGAGGTCGAACAAGCGTATGCAGACCTGCTGGCCCACCTCACCTTGCACCAAATCCAGAACATTGGTCTCCAAGAGGTGGTTCGTGCCTCCGAAGTGCAGCagaaaaaacttgaagaacTGTGTGCTTCTCGGGGGCAGAAGCTGACTGAGGCTGAGGGTGCCCTGGCGGCAAAGGTCGAGGCCCTCGTCCTTCTCCAAGCTGAGTGTAAGAGACTCCACACTGAAGCCAACAAGTTCCAGGTGGGGAAGGAGTTCTTTGACAAGCAGCTGGTGTCCAAGGATTCCAGGATCGACGAGCTGGAGAGGGCAAACCAGGAGCTCACCAACGAGATGGCGGGCGTGTTCGATGAAGGCTTCAAGGAGGCCCTGGCTCAAGCATCTTGCGAGAACCCAGGGATTAACGTCTCGAACTGCTACCCTACTAGCCACATCGTtgatggaaaagtggtgcctCTTGATTTGGATGATTGAACTGCAGGCCCTCAGCCTCCATTTTTACCTTTTGTCTTTTCCTTTGCTTTTGTGACTTGTAAATATCTCAACGTTTGTAGCACTTGACCCTTCTATACATTTACTGGGAACACAATCTATGCTTTACTTTCATTATTAATCTCCACTTTATTGCTTGCTCATTCCTGAGAAACCGAACGCCATTGGACTGCTATCTCTACTCTTAGAGCCTTACTTGGCTCTCGTATTTTTCTTGCCTTTGGCATCTCACGCTTTcacgcttcttcttcttcttattcttcGAGTCTCCCCAGCTTTCTGGGCTCATGAAAGCCCTCAATTAGCTTTCTACTTGCTTGTTTCGAGCTCTCAGGCACTTACTGCTAAAGGCACAGCTGGTTCTTCCATCACTTCAAGATGGGAAAAAGGGGGAGGGGTCTCGTTTCTTCTTTGGCTTTGACGTTGCTCAATGGAGAGGAGGGCTTATCTCATCTGTACAGAGTGTCCACGCTCGAGGAAAGACCTGCTCTGGGTGCCCTTagcgtgtctaaacacttgggacaaagtcgcgctttggtgcccacgcccatggagaggcctgtataacagcgccgtatcgtccatggagtgtctcaaacaccaaggcgaCTTGTCTCTTATCTCTTGgtgcttggtgcccacgcctgaggagaggcctattACAGCAGCGCCGATGTTCCACCTTGGCGACATCTCATTTTAGCGACGCCCCCTCCTTGGCGATgcctcatcctggcgacgcctcatcttggcgacgcctggcgTTGCCTTGagtctttgtcttttatttctttAGCCTTTGGTCTTACACTTTGAGTGGGAGGAGAAAAAGTGAGACagttttcttgaacttcttttttacttgggtgacctcattaaaaaacccccgagagggaaaaagagtgtcccctttacaactTGTATTTCGTTACTCTTAACTGACataacttaactgaaataaaatttcaaattggcCGCGTTCCAGCTGCGTGGAATgggacctccttccaaagtctctagatTGTAGAACCATTCCCCTTGGCTTTGGtgactctgaagggtccggtccatttGGGAGATAACTTATTCTCTAGTtcatatgggtgagccttcctcatgactaagTCACCAACCTGGAATTGCTGCGGCTTCACCTtggagctatattgtcgctccactcttctcttcactgcctcagcctttattcttgcttcctccctggcttcgtttAGTAAGTCTAGGTTCACTTgcctttcttcattggactcttcagccacAAAATTCTGGTAACGTGGCAAGCTCTCGTGGATCtggactggaatcatcgcgtctgaCCCATATACTAGATTGAAAGGCATTTCCATGGTGGCAGATTGGGGTGTgttgtggtatgcccatacaatcctcggcacttcttctgcccacgcccctttagctttctctaatcttctcttcagccctctcagcaaaactctatttgctgactctacttgtccattcgtctgggggtgttcgactgatgcgaacacctacttgatgcctacctctgcgcacaggtttctcagttgttggcttgcaaactgggtgtCATTGTCGGACACCAGCCGCCTAGGCACACTggagcgacacacgatgttcttccaaacaaagtgctgcaccttgtgcgcagtaatctgggccacgggctctgcctctatccacttggtgaagtattcaatggcgacgatcaggtacttcatctgtcttATCACCAGTGGGGACGGgcctaggatgtcgattccccacgtatgaaaggGCCATGGACTATATATGGATCTcagctcctctggcggcgccttgtgccaatcagcgtgcctctgacactgcttgcaacgctgggcgtgtcgcacgcaatcctctttcaccgTTGGCCAGTAGAAGCCGGCACGTAGCACTTTAGAAGCTAAAGACCTTCCCcccacgtggctcccgcaaataccttcgtggagttcagccattatcctggtccactcgtcgccgcttacgcacgtcAGGATGGGGTAtgtgaacccgtgtctgaacaataTCCCGTCTACCAGGGTATATCTTTCAACGttcctcttaatcttcttgccttcttctggttccgctgggagaatcccatccgccaggtatcgcttgtatggcgtcatccaagtGTCTCCCTCGGCCAAAGTATATACCTGTGTATGCTTTCCTTCCTCGGGTGCGTCCGCATATGTGCTGATGCGAGGTGTCTTCATCGTATCTTGAGTcaaagaacgatgactcctcggccttcctcTTGCTGTACCAATATGGAGGACGTCCACcttgttatcttccacgaatttccacggagctttgagcgtctcttggatcactatcctctgtctgccccccttgcctgagctagccagcttggcaagcaggtcagctctggcattctgctcccttgggacatgtactagTTCAAGAGCGCTGAATGCTCCCCTTAGCAGCTGGACATACCTCAGGTACACCGGCATTTGTGGGTCCTTAGCCTGAAATTCTCCCGAGACTTGCCCTGTGATCAGCTGTGAATCACTCTTTACCAAGAGGTTCTGTGCACCCATTTCTTTGGCCAGGAGCATCCCTGCTATCAGTGCCTCGTACTCAGCTTGGTTATTGCTCGCTTTAAAAGCAAGGCGTAGAGCTTGCTCGATCAGCAAGCCATTAGGTCCTTCCAAGACTATTCCTGCTCCACTTCCTTGTTGGTTGGACGAACCATCGACCGAGAGCGACCACGTCGATCCTAGGTCCGCCTCTTGGTCGCCTCCGGGTGATAGCTCTGCAAGAAGTCCGCATATACTTGACCTTTGATAGATCCTCTGGATTCGTACCggatatcaaactccgacagctccactgcccagcgaAGCATCCTTCCAGCAAGGTCAGGTTTCTGTAGTACCTTTTGGATGGGAAagttcgtcatcaccactactgtaaaactgtgaaagtagtggcggagcctcctggccgagaaTACCACGGCCAatgctgccttctccagcgacTGATACCTCGTCTCCGGGCCTTGCAAGGCtttactcacaaaatagatgggcctctgtacttggtcctgctcctggactagcacagaactgatggcTTGCTCTGTTACCGCAAAGTATAgtcggaggggcacgcctgccACTGGTTTGCAAAGCACTGGTGgtgtcgccaagtactctttcaacttgaGGAATGCTGCTTCACACTCGTCAGTCCACGCAAAGCggctatttctcttgaggcactgtaAATAAGGGTGTCCCTTCTCTCCTGCTGCAGAAACGAACCTTGATAATGCTACCATTCGCCCTGTCAGTTGTTGCATTTCCTTCACTGATGTCGGGCTCCTCATAGCGATGATGGCtgcgcacttatcagggtttTCCTTAATTCCCCTCTCCGTAAGCATGAAGCCTAAAAACTTTCCCGCCTCaaccccaaaaacacacttctcagggttcagcttgaggcgaTACTTTGAGATGGTGGCAAACAACTCTTTCAGATCTGTTGTATGTTGCCTCCTATCGCGCGAAGctaccaccatgtcatccacgtaggcaTGTACGTTCCTCCCTAACATAGGCgtcaggaccttgtccattaacctctggtaggtggcgcctgcattctttAACCCGAACGACATCACTTTATAGCAGTAGCTACATGTCTCTGACATGAATGTTATTTTACCCTCGTccctcgggtgcatcttgatctgattgtaccccgaaaAAGCGTCCAAAAAACTCAGCATCTCGCAATCCgaggcactatccaccagggcgtcaatgctgggtagtggatatgaatccttggggcacgccttgttcaagtatgtgaagtccacacacatcctccacttcccgtttGCTTTCTTCACCagaacgacgttggccagccacttggggtattggatttcccgGATGTTTCCAGCACTCAACAACTTCTGTGTCTCTTCCCTCACCACGAGccgcctttcttcgttaaactttctcctcctctgtcgcacagggcgaaccgtggcgtccatgctaaggTGGTGGATGCCCGGCATGTCTAAGGCGGACCACGCAAAAGCATCTAAGTGGCGTGAAATTACCTTCGCCACTTCGTCCTGTTCCTCTTGGCTCAACAAACGCCCCAGCTTGAACGCTTTGTCGCCGATCTGTCTCTCCACCACATTGGCCGCCGGTTGGTCTCTGCTATCTTCTTTTTGGGGCGTCGCCTTATAGTGCtctctaggcgacgcctcttctACGAGCGAAGCGTCGTCATGCCTCTCATCTGTGCGCGCTTCTGCTTTAGGGGTTGCCCCTACGGGTGCGGCCTCGCCAGGCGTTGACTCTGTAGGCGTCGCCTCATTCGAGGGTTCTACTTCCATCGCTGTGTCTGAACTCGGTGGACGTTCGAATACCATGATTACACCTCTCTTTGTCTTTAAACTGTTTTCATAGAATTTTCGCGCTTCTtcttgatctgacttgatgaagATCACCCTGCCACTGAGATCCGGCAGCTTCATGTTCATGTGGCACGTGGAGGCTACTGCTCTCAGCCTATTCAACgctggtcttcccaacaggatgttgcaAGCCGAATTGGCATTTACAACTAAGTACCGAATGCTTTCAGTACGTGAGGCCGCTCCATCTGTGAATGTCGTCCTCAACTCCAAGTAGCCAcgtacttccacctggttgtcagcaaacccatacaagcacccggtgtagggtctcaaaaggtcgggggacaaccgtagcttgttgaatgtcgaccaaaACATAACGTCtaccgagcttccctggtcgactagaaccctgtgcaccttccttccagccgtgacaaccgaaatgaccacagggtcattgtcgtgcgggacaCAATCTCGTAGGTCCGCCCTCTTgaaaacgaggtctgactcccacgggtcgCCTGAGATTTTTTCGTCAATCGAATTTACTCCCCTCGCATATTTCTTGCGTTCGGATGCAGTGGGTCCCCCTCCCGAAAAAccaccagaaatggtgtgaACTTCGCCGTGGACCGGCATCTCATGCGCTTGATCCTCCGCTGGTTCCGGCAGGGCTACGGTCATGGCGGGTTTAGTGAGATAATCCTTCAAGAACCCGCTTTTTACTAACTCGTCTAACTGGTACCCCAGCGATAGGCAGTTGTTGATATGGTGACCGAAagcttcgtggaactcacaccaagagtccttgcgaggccccagcaccttgtcagacttcacTGGTCGCCTCAATCTTTCGGCTATATTAGGTACGGCGATCAAGTACTTCAACTCCACCACGAAGTCGTACCTTGTTGGTCTGGCCCTTTCCTTGGCCGGATGATTTCCTCTCGCTTGACCCCTGGGTTGGGGTTTTCtcgcctcgtaggggcgtctcccttcctgattcttccttcccgtcgtggtctcgttgaccctgacgggttgagcccgTGTCTGTGCCCTCGGGCGTGTGGTTGCGACACTCgtgcgcttctcacacacctctccctcagaggcaatatgctccaccgcgcgacgccttgtcttggggCGATTGCGAATGATGGACTCACAAAATGGGCCAGGGCATACGCCTTTCCTGAAcacgtacacgatcatgggttcTTTCCTAGTACCAACCTTCACTACTTGAGCCCCGAAACGGTtgatgtactacttcaaagtcTCACCCTGATATTGTTTCACGTCAAACAGATCATACGAAACGGGCGGTGGGGCCCTGTTCGCTAGGTATTGCTCCCTAAATAACTGCGATAGCTGCgggaaggaggtgatatggccatccggaaggctaatgaaccaatccatggccattcccgtcaaggtgctcatgaaaagcttgTATCTTACGGCATCAGAGCCGCCTACTAGCACTATCTACGTGTGGAACGCGGTGAGATGTGCTTCGGGATCCTCCAGCCCTATAAAAGTCACCTTGGGCCCtgcgaacgtgttggggatcaaCGCCTCCAGGATCTCCTACGAGAAtggtgtggaaaactcccttggggGGGTGAGACGTTCGGTCTCATCTGGGTCGCGTTGCCCTTGGGTGTTGCGCAAACCGCGACGCAATTCCTCGTTTGTGCGATGGAGCTCTTCATTTCTCGCCTGAGAGGCCGcaagatccgcctgcatgcgttcttgctcCGCCCTAGATTCTGCCATTTCATCCTACAGCCCCTGCACCATGgccatgacctgctgcatggtcatTTCCTCGCTCGTAGCGCGCGCTGGACCTTGTCTCGTGGCCCTCATTCTTCAACATTTTCTCTGAATTTCTCCTGTTGTTATGGTAGCTCTGATAAACTCTCTGGAATTGTCGAACtgaaacttgtgatgggactgatgttttaaatcggccccacggtgggcgccaaatgttcctgccggttgacctgtgTACGTCTTTCTGTGCAACCTTGCCCGTCTGCTAGTGACACCCTTTTCTGGTAATTTGTGAACACCTGCAAAGAAGGgaacaaatgggcgccctagcggccgtttgcactctgacgctcaagtcagctaacaagaaacaccaaaactctgcacctTCATATCAGAGCACCGAGAAAGgcgctctgaaggtggtaaagaaCTGTATATTGTGTGTTGTTTTCTGGTTCTGGCAAACAAtccttctctagtcccttgtgcgtagccagagggctcgagcaagcaactagagtgtgttctGGGGAACATTTGCCAAAGGTCCGATCCCCGATTCCAACGTCTAAAGCTCCCTTTAAACgtctctagcatttaaagcgtcttaaagcgcatttaaggtgTAAAAATGTTcggcgcctttaagacgttcaaaa
Encoded here:
- the LOC137837513 gene encoding uncharacterized protein; translation: MEMPFNLVYGSDAMIPVQIHESLPRYQNFVAEESNEERQVNLDLLNEAREEARIKAEAVKRRVERQYSSKVKPQQFQVGDLVMRKAHPYELENKLSPKWTGPFRVTKAKGNGSTI